A genomic region of Cannabis sativa cultivar Pink pepper isolate KNU-18-1 chromosome 1, ASM2916894v1, whole genome shotgun sequence contains the following coding sequences:
- the LOC115710861 gene encoding uncharacterized protein LOC115710861 yields the protein MEAMIQRIPGVPTPIKKSFPSSFADSPFVDAIALVEMPKKLVFPLMRMYDGTTDPNDHIASYKQRMFTAAIPRELREACMCKGFGSSLASPALQWYMNLPNNLISFFAQLTDVFGEQFASSRKLETLLDDLYRIKQRRGESLRDYVARFNAEKVSITTCNVDTTITAFRKGMLIEFNLYKELTKYPCKTMEDMLAKAWAQIKWEEDESNRQSTTSYSYSRDSRVPKRVERRQSYHYSKPYPTNKSRSYRDSENSTQSHRPRDYIAKTTLPRRMRESDKGPIPQYNLNISLVEVVVVMKGMGNQVKWPERIKKPAAMRDTTKWCEFHNDHRHTTPECVALRYEVDGLLCKGQLRDFLSDKGKTIVTEADKRLITPPEPPQHTWTCNVISGGSEVSGITYSAAKREMGIDEATIIRKSTLLVGFSGEQKHSVSEVILHVFAEGVNLQTKFLVVDSPSAYNAILDQL from the exons ATGGAAGCAATGATCCAACGTATCCCAGGGGTTCCAACACCAATAAAGAAAAGTTTTCCTAGCAGTTTTGCCGACTCACCTTTTGTTGATGCCATTGCATTGGTCGAGATGCCAAAGAAGCTTGTCTTCCCATTAATGAGGATGTACGACGGAACAACCGATCCAAATGATCATATAGCTAGTTATAAGCAAAGGATGTTCACTGCCGCCATCCCTCGTGAGTTGCGCGAGGCATGCATGTGTAAGGGGTTTGGGTCTAGCTTGGCTAGCCCAGCCCTCCAATGGTATATGAATTTACCCAATAATTTGATTTCTTTTTTTGCTCAATTAACGGATGTTTTTGGAGAACAATTTGCGAGCAGCAGGAAATTGGAGACACTGTTAGATGACCTATACCGCATCAAACAAAGGAGAGGCGAATCCTTACGAGACTATGTGGCAAGATTCAATGCTGAAAAAGTTTCCATCACAACATGCAACGTGGACACAACCATTACTGCCTTCCGTAAAGGCATGCTGATAGAATTTAACCTTTACAAAGAATTGACAAAATATCCATGCAAGACAATGGAGGACATGCTTGCCAAAGCTTGGGCGCAAATCAAGTGGGAGGAAGACGAATCCAATAGACAATCGACAACATCCTACTCTTACTCTCGCGACAGTAGAGTACCAAAGAGGGTAGAGCGACGCCAGTCCTACCATTATTCAAAACCTTatccaaccaacaaatcacGGTCATACAGAGATAGCGAGAACTCCACCCAATCACACAGACCAAGGGATTACATTGCCAAGACAACACTACCTCGACGGATGAGGGAATCTGACAAGGGACCGATTCCTCAATACAACCTAAACATTAGCCTTGTCGAAGTAGTTGTAGTAATGAAGGGAATGGGAAACCAAGTCAAGTGGCCTGAAAGGATTAAAAAACCAGCAGCAATGCGCGACACGACAAAGTGGTGTGAATTTCATAATGACCACAGACATACCACTCCAGAGTGCGTAGCATTAAGGTATGAAGTGGATGGACTCTTGTGCAAAGGTCAATTGCGAGATTTTTTATCAGACAAGGGAAAGACGATCGTGACGGAAGCAGACAAGAGGCTGATAACACCACCAGAGCCACCTCAGCACACCTGGACATGTAATGTCATCTCTGGAGGATCAGAGGTCAGCGGCATAACATACTCAGCCGCTAAGAG GGAGATGGGGATCGACGAGGCCACCATCATCCGCAAGTCCACATTATTGGTTGGGTTCAGTGGAGAGCAGAAACACTCAGTCAGCGAGGTTATACTCCACGTTTTTGCAGAAGGAGTCAACCTACAGACGAAGTTCCTTGTAGTTGACTCTCCATCAGCTTATAATGCAATCTTGGACCAATTGTAG